Below is a genomic region from Deltaproteobacteria bacterium.
AGGGGATCAAGCTCATAATCAGGGTCTTTGAGGGCATTCAATACCGGGTCGGCGAGGTGGAAATAACCGGCGATCTCCCGGAAACAATGAAGGGGCTGTCCCGGACACTGAGAACGAAAACCTTCAAGGTGTTCAGCAGGGAAAAAATGGTAAAGGACATCCTTGATATTTCAAGAAAACTCCAGGACATCGGCTATGCTGACGCCACGGTCAAGCCGAATTACGTGAAGCAAAAGAAGTACCCTGTCGTGGACATTCGCTACGAAGTGGACAAAGGGAAGAAATACCGGTTCGGTATCGTCAACGTAAAGGGGAACACGAAGACCCTCGACAAAGTCGTAAGGCGGAGGCTGGCGATAGCAGATGGAGAGATGTATTCCGCCACGGGGCTCGAGCAATCGAAAGCAAATCTCATGAGGGTGGGGTACTTCAAGGATGTGAAGGTCGTAACGAAGAAGGGGGCAAAAGAACGAGAGGTCGATGTGGATGTCGAGGTGGAAGAGGCGTCGACGGGAACAGTGAGCGGAGGATTTGGATTCAGCTCCCTGGACAAGTTCTTCGGGGTCGTACAGATCTCGGAAAACAACCTTTTCGGAAGGGGATGGAGACTCGGCCTCAACACGCAGTTTGGCTCGAGAAGGGTCATATTCTCCCTGGATTTCAGGGACCCCAACTTTCTCGATTCGAAGTGGAGCCTGACGCTCAACGGATACAACACATCGGTCGAATACTCAGAATTCACCCGCGACGCGAAAGGAGGAAGAATCGGGTTCGGCTATCCCTTAAGCCGGGACATCAGCACAGGGCTAACCTTCAGGGTGGACCAGGTGAGAATCGAAGACGTGGACACCACTATAACCAATTCGGTTCTCCAGCAGGAGGCGGAGAAAGGCGCTCAGAAGACGCACAGTGTGACCTGGGACCTGACCCGGAACACAACCGACAACTTTATCAATCCCACAAGGGGGATGGTCCAGAGCCTCAGCGTGGAATATGCCGGAGATCCCCTCGGGGGGGAGTCTGAATTTGTGAAATATTTTATCAACCAGAAATACTACAGGCCCGTTATCGGAAAAACGATATATGCGTTCAACGCAGAGTGGGGCCACGCGGTGAGCACCGTCGGCGGACGGGTGCCTCTCTTCGAAAGGTTTTTTCTCGGGGGCCCCTACTCGATAAGGGGATTTGAATCCAGGTCGATAACCCCAATAGATGAGAACACGGGAGAGGAGATTGGAGGGAACAAGGAAATTGTGATAAATAATGAACTGATAGTCCCCCTGTACGAGGAGATAGGGCTGAAACTGATTCTCTTCTTCGATGCGGGTAACGCGTTCAGGCAGGATGACTGGCCCTCCTCCCTCTCAGACCTCAGATACGGGGCCGGATTCGGGTTGCGGTGGTACTCGCCCATGGGCCCCCTCAGACTGGAATGGGGCTTCAACCTGGACAGGGAAGACGACGAGGCGAGCAGAGTTGTCGAGTTTACCATTGGGACAAACTTTTGATAATAAATAAAAGGAGGCTGTTATGTTGAAAAAATGTCTGCTGATGCTTGCGGCGATGCTTTTTGCTTCCGTCGCGCTATCCAATGCGGATGAGATTAAAATCGCGATTATCGACGTGAATAAAGTGCTGAACGAATCAAAAGAGGGCACTGAAGCAAAGGAGAAGATGAAGACCAGATACGATGAGTTACAGAAACGATTGAGCAACAAGCAGGAAGAATTGAAAACCATGCGTGATGACCTGGAGAATCAGAAAATTATTCTCGGGAAAGAGAAGATCAAGGAGAAGGAAGAAGAGATGGAAAAGGAGATGGTTGAATTCAGGAAAGTCGTTGCAGAGTCGGAGAAGGAGATGAGGGATACGGAATCTGCCTACACCCAGGAGATCCTCAAAAAGATAAAGGCAACCGTCGATGTCCTTGCAAAGGAGAAGGGGTTCAATCTGGTAGTAGACAGAAGCGGAGGGGTTGTGTATGCAGATGAGGGACTCGACATAACCAGCACGATAATTGAAACGCTCAACAAGGAGTATGAAAGTGCCAAAAATAAGAGCGAGTGATCTTGCCGGAAAGCTCGGGTGTAAAGTAATCGGAGATGGGGGTGCGGTCATCACAGGGGCTGCGTCGATTGAAAAGGCCGGAAAGGGCGACCTGACGTTTTTTGCGAGCGCCAAGTTCAGAAAAGCGCTCTCCACCACCGCTGCAAGCGCCATTGTTTCCCGGGAGGACCCCGGCAGAGGGGACATCGCGGTCATACTCTCTGAAAATCCCGCGTACGATTTTGCGAGGGCGCTGTGGATACTTTATCCTGCTAAGGGTCGGGAACCATCGATCTCCCCCCTGGCCGCAGTTCACGAAGAATCGATGATTTCTGAATTTGCCACCGTCATGCCATTCTGCTGTGTGGAAAGGGGCGTGACGGTGGACAAAAACGCGGTCATTTATCCGGGTGTTTACCTCGGGGAGGGTGTCCACGTAGGGGAGAACACGATCCTTTACCCCTCCGTTACGGTCTATCATGGGTGCAGGATTGGAAAAAACGTTATCATCCATGCCGGAGCGGTTATCGGCGGGGATGGGTTCGGTTTTGCGCGCCACGGTGGCGGGTACCTGAAAATACCGCAGATTGGGAACGTGGTGATCGAAGACGATGTGGAGATCGGGTGCAATGCGACAGTCGACAGGGCAGCCCTGGGGGAAACGAGGATAAAGAGAGGGACGAAGCTGGATAATCTCGTGCAGGTAGGGCACAATGTGGAAATAGGAGAGGATTGCATAATTGCCTCCCAATCGGGCATTTCCGGAAGCGTGAAAATCGGCGATTGGGTCATGCTGGGCGGTCAGACGGGTGTGGCCGACCACCTGGAAATCGATTCGGGGATTATGGTGGGCGCAAAATCGGGTATTCCCTGGTCCCTGTCGGCAAAAAAGAGCACGGGATGGTCCGGGATACCCGCTCTTCCGCATAAAAAATGGCTTCGCACCGCTGTCTCGATGGAAAAGATTCCCGACATGCTGAAAAAAATCAACAGGCTCGAGGAAGAACTCGAGAAGCTAAAAAGCGAGAAGGGAGGCTAGGGAAAGATGCTGAAAATAGATGATATCTTGAAGATAATCCCCCACCGGTTTCCCTTTGTGCTCGTTGACAGGATAATCGAACTGGAAAAGGGGAAACGTATCGTCGGTATAAAGAATGTAACGGCGAATGAGGGTTTTTTCGTCGGCCATTTTCCCGACATGGCGGTTATGCCGGGGGTGCTGATAGTAGAGGCGATGGCACAGACCGGCGTGGTACTCAACCTCTATCAGGATGAGTCTCCGCAGGACAAGCTCGTCCTCTTTGCCGGAATCGATAACTGCAAGTTCAAAAAGCCGGTGGTGCCCGGTGACCAGTTGAGATTGGAACTGGAGATTACGGCGAGAAAAGGGCCTATCTGGAGAATGAGCGGGAAGGCTCTGGTCGATGGAGTCGTCGTAGCCCATGCGGATCTCACCGCTGCCGTGACGGATAGGAGAAAAAGGGATGATACATGAGACGGCGATAATAGATCCCTCGGCCACAATCGGTGAAGGTGTCTCGATCGGTCCGTATGCCGTGATTGGGTCGAACTGCACCATCGGGGAGGGGACGTCACTGGGCGCTCACGTCGTGATCGACAGGGACTGCATCATCGGGAGAGAAAACAGGATCTATTCGCATGCTGCTGTCGGGGGGGATCCCCAGGATTTGAAATATGCCGGAGAGACGACAACCTGCATCATCGGCGATGGAAACACCGTCAGGGAGTATGTGACCATAAACAGAGGGACTGCAGAAGGCGGAGGGAAAACGGTCGTGGGAGACAACAATCTTCTCATGGCCTATTCCCATATCGCCCACGACTGCATACTCGGGAACTCGGTTATTCTGGCAAACGCGGCAACCCTCGGTGGGCACGTGGAAATTCATGACTACGTGGTGGTCGGAGGGCTTACGGGAATACATCAATTTGTCAGAATCGGTGCGCACGCAATCGTGGGGGCCCTGTCGGGAGTGGGAAGAGACATCCCGCCTTTTGTCACTGCGGCGCTTTCGAGGGGTCAGAAAAGGAGCATCTTCGGCATCAACCTGGTTGGTCTGAAGAGAAGGGGGTTTTCAAAGGATACGATAGAGAGGATACGGAAAGCGGTCAAGCTGGTAAACAGCGTCGAATATACGGTTTCTAAACTGATAGAGATATTTGAGACAGAATTTTCAGATTCCGAGGAAGTGATGTACATGGCGGAATTTTTCAAAGGCACGAAGAGGGGTGTGAAGCGGTTGTGATTCGGGTCGGAGTCATAGGTACCGGGCATCTCGGGACTTTTCATGCACAAAAGTACGCAGAACTCGACGGGGTCGAGCTCGCTGGCGTATGTGATATCGACGAAAAGAAGGGCATTGCGGTGGCCAGAGACGCGGGCGTTGCCTTTTTTCGCGATTACCGGAAGCTGGCCCGGATAGTCGATGCCCTTTCAATTGCCGTTCCCACGGCGAGGCACTATGAGATTTCACGATTCTGCCTAGGGCTCGGGAAGCACATTCTGGTCGAAAAGCCCATAACGGAGAAGGTGTGGCAGGCCGAGCGGCTGATCGAACTGGCAGAAAAGAGAAACGTGATACTTCAGGTAGGACATCTCGAGCGCTTTAACCCTGCATTGAAAAAAATTTCCAGATATGTAAAAAAACCGGGCTTCATCGAGGCAGAGAGAATTTCACCCTTTACCGACAGGAGCACCGATATCGATGTCGTTCTGGATCTCATGATTCACGATATCGATCTCATCCTCTATTTCGTCAACAGCACCATCGTCAGGGTGAATGCCATCGGGGTCCCGGTTATGTCTGACAAGGTGGACATCGCAAATGCCCGGGTCCTTTTCAAGACGGGTTGTGTGGCGAACATTACCGCTTCCCGGGTTTCCATGAACCGGGCGCGAAAAATAAGAATATTTCAGGAGGATGGCTACTTCTCGATAGATTTTATCAACAGAAACATCAAAGTTGTAAGGATGATTCCCTCTCCTGACGGGACGGGAAGAGAGTTGACGGGTGAGTTGCTCGAGACGGAACAGGGCGATCCACTCCTTGAGGAAATAGGGGAGTATATCTCATCTGTCCGGTCGGGAAAGAGACCCCGGGTTTCGGGATATGAGGGGCTGGAAGCCCTCAAGGCCGCCTATAAAATAATCGATAAGATCTGAGCAATCCGTGCAGGCAAGCGCAGAGAAAAAGGAAAAGAGGGTTCTCGTAATCGCCGGAGAGGCCTCGGGAGACAATTACGGCTCCCGGTTGATACGCGAGCTGAAAAGCATCTCCCCCGAAAGAGAAATATGGGCAATCGGCGGTGACCATATGGAGAGAGAGGGAGCCCGGCTGATATCTCACTACTCGGCAATTTCCGTTGTCGGGCTCGTCGAGGTTGCCGGCAGGCTCCCCCGCATAACGGCTTTGCTCAAGGAGGTCAAGGGCCTGATAAGGAGGGGTGAAGTGCAATGCCTGGTCCTCATAGACTTCCCCGATTTCAACTTCATAGTGGGTAAATATGCAAAAAAACATGGCATCCCCGTAATTTACTACGTTCCCCCCCAGCTCTGGGCCTGGCGGGAAGGAAGGGCGAAGATTCTGAAAGCCATATCGACCCATGTCATCGTGCCTTTCCCCTTCGAGGTAGATTTCTTCCGAGGCCACCGGTTGGATGTTCAATACTACGGGCATCCCCTTCTCGAGATATTACGGGATGAGGGGGTGAACACCGAGAGGACTGAATCTGCGGAAGCGAAGGAAGGGGGGAGGATTCGAGTCGGCATCTTCCCCGGAAGCAGGGAGGCTGAGGTGGAACGCATGCTCCCCCTGCAGATGGAAGCAGCGGCTATCCTGAAAGACAGGCACGGTGACATCGGCTTCTTTCTCCCTCTGGCAAACAGCTCCCTTCGCCGTAATATCGAGAGGATAGTCGGCGACTTCCGCCAGGATGTAGTCATACGTGAAAAGAAAAATTACGAGATTTTTCATGAAATTGACCTTGCGATTGCATCATCCGGGACGGTTACTCTCGAGCTGGCGATATTCGGCGTGCCGACAGTAATAATTTACAAGGTTTCCCCGCTGACATATATTATAGGGAAAATGCTCGTTAAAATTGACAGAATAGGTCTTCCCAATATCGTGACGGGGGAGAAGATCTTTCCGGAATTCGTCCAGAACGATGCGACCCCGTTGAACATAGCCGACGGGATTGACGCTTTTCTCGGCGATGCGTCTCTCGTGGAAAGGGTCAGGGAGAAGAGCAGGGAGCTCATGGTCACCCTTTGCGGGGATGGACCATCGAAAAGGGTGGCGGACCTCGTGGAGAAGGAGCTGAAATGATAAAAGAACTCTTACAGCTCTACAGAAGGATTCTCACATTCGTCAGGCCCTATTATGGCAGGCTGGTTGCCGCCACGCTTTGCATGGTCGTCGTCTCTGCTTTTTCAGGGGTAATTGCCTTTCTCGTCAAGCCCGTGCTCGACGATATCTTCATCAACAAGGACGCCTCCAAACTCTTCCTTATGCCCTTGCTTGTTGCGGTCATTTTTCTCCTGAAAGGATTTTTTGATTTCGCCCAGGCATACCTCATGGCCTGGGTGGGGCAGAGAGTTATCAGGGACATCCGAGACTTGCTCTATTCCCATCTCCAAACGCTGTCCCTCTCCTTTTTCATCAACAATCCCACGGGCGTTTTAATGGCGAGAATTACAAACGACGTAAGCCTGATGCAAAATGCCGTTTCAAACGCCCTTACCGGGATAATCAAGGACTTTTTTGCAGTAATTTTTCTGATCGGGGTCATATTTTACCGGGATTCCAAACTCGCCGTCGTTGCCATGGTACTTTTTCCCCTTGCTTTTCTCCCGATACTGAAGTTCAGCAAAAAGATGCGCCAGACTTCCGGAAGATCCCAGCAGATTCTCGGAACGCTCAGCAGCAAGCTGCAGGAGACGATATCGGGCGCAAAACTGATCAAGGCCTTCGGGACGGAAAATTTTGAGATAGAGCAATTTAAGCAGGAAAACGAGAATCTCTTTCGCCAGACCATGAAGCTTTTCAAGGTCCAGGCGCTTTCATCACCGATTTCGGAGATTTTTGCGGGGTTCGGCGCAGCTGCGGTTATCCTTTATGGCGGAATGAGCGTCATCAACGGGGTGAGCACGCCGGGGAACTTCTTTTCGTTTATCACCGCCCTCTTTATGCTCTACGAACCGGTAAAGAGGCTGAGCAGGGTGAACAACATCATTCAACAGGGTTTCGCAGGCGCCACGAGGGTTTTCGAGCTTCTCGACTCGACCCCGGAGGTCAAGGAAGACCCGGGCGCGAAGCCTCTCCCCCTCTTTCAAAAGAATATCGTTTTCGAGGATGTGCACTTCAGATACAACTCCGATAGCGAATATGTTTTAAAGGGAGCAAATCTCGACATCAGAAGGGGGGAGACCGTTGCAATCATCGGTTCAAGCGGGGCAGGAAAATCCACCCTCGTAGATCTCGTCCCCCGCTTTTACGATGTGAGCAAAGGGAATATTCTTATCGATGGGGAGGACATACGGAATGTGACGATCGACTCCCTGAGGGGCCAGATAGGGATCGTAAGCCAGCATACGATACTCTTTAACGAGACGATTCAGTACAATATATCCTACGGGTCTCCCGATGCGGGGATGGAGAGAATCATCGATGCTGCAAAAGCGGCAAATGCACACGATTTCATCGTTAAATTCCCCGAAGGTTACGCCACTTCCGTGGGGGAGATGGGCATGCGGCTGTCGGGAGGGGAACGGCAGAGGATCGCTATTGCAAGGGCCCTTTTGAGAGATTCCCCCATTCTCATCCTCGATGAGGCTACATCGGCGCTCGACAGCGAGTCAGAGGCTGTTGTTCAGGAGGCCCTCGAGAGACTCATGAGCGGCAGGACGGTATTTGTCATCGCTCACCGGCTGTCGACGATAAAAAATGCAGACCTGATACTCGTAATTGAAGGGGGAGAGATTTCGGAACAGGGTACCCACGACAGACTCATGAGTTTTGACTCGAGGTACAAGTACTTTTATGAAAAACAGTTCAAGAGAAAAGATAAGAAGGCCACCGTGCGGGGATAGAACCAAGCCTGCTCAGGGTCAGAAAAGGTACCATGCTCTCTATCTATAACTTTATTGTGCTCCTCCTTCTGCCGCTCATCGCCCTTTTTTACCTTCCGCTGTTTTTGATGAAAGACAAGCACAGAAAAAATTTTTTTTTGCGTTTGCGGATTCCACGTGTCCACGGGGAGCGTGATGGCAGGGAGGTGGAAAATATCTGGGTCCACGCCGTCAGCGTGGGTGAAGTCTTAGCTTCGATTCCCCTCGTAAAGGGCCTGAAGAGGGTTTCTCCCGGAGCGAAGATATTTCTTTCCACCATCACCGTTACAGGACATTCCGTGGCGCAATCGAAGGCAAGTAGCCTGGTGGATGGAGTATTTTATTTGCCCTTCGACCTATACCCGGTCATATCGAAAACGGTGACGAATGTATCGCCGAACCTTCTCATTATCATGGAAACGGAAATATGGCCCAACCTTATCGCTGCCGCGAAGGATGCGGGAGCTTTCGTGGCCATCGTAAACGGGAGGATATCGGACAGGTCGTTTCCCAAGTATCGGCGTTTTAGGTTTTTCTTCAAAAGGGTCCTTGAAATGGTCGATCTCTTTCTGATGCAGTCCTCTCTCAGCCGCGAGAGAATCATCGGCATCGGTGCGAGCCCGGACAGGGTCCATGTCATGAAAAATCTCAAATATGACATAGAGAATATCGAGACAGAACACGTGAGGAACTTACGGGACGCGATCAGGTATGTGGCGCAGGGGAGGAAGATAATCGTCTGTGGCAGCACCCATGAAGGGGAAGAACGGCTCATCATCGAATCCCTGTCGGAAGAGATCGGGCGCGTCCTGCTGGTCATCGCCCCGAGGCATCCGGAGCGATTTGATAAAGTAGCGGAAATCGTATCGGAGAGCGGCATTCGCTTCGTCAGGAGAAGCGAGATGGATAAGGGTTCGACAAGCGGGGATGCTGACATCGACCTGGTCATTTTGGACACGCTGGGTGAGCTTTCGGGGATATACGACATTGCGGATATCGTCATCGTCGGAGGCAGCTTCGTCGAAATTGGAGGCCACAATGTGCTCGAGCCGGCTTCTCATGGTATACC
It encodes:
- the bamA gene encoding outer membrane protein assembly factor BamA translates to MTMRAGKIFVAAISALSLVLTASLSPSQGIRIREIQFKGNRKVQEKTLRNLIKSRVGAGLDHRVLQEDIKNIFQTGYFEDVKVDADFSDEGVLLSYILREKQVVFRVSIRGNKEISTDDIRGVVTVKEKDFFSDEKVKESEEKIAALYNNNGYFEVRVTTEIVEREGNRIEIDFDIVEGEKLKIAAVDFRGNNFFSDKELKKAIETKSKGFFSWLTGSGTFKKDVFDNDLIALEVKYLDSGFLDVKIEKPEISKTEKGIKLIIRVFEGIQYRVGEVEITGDLPETMKGLSRTLRTKTFKVFSREKMVKDILDISRKLQDIGYADATVKPNYVKQKKYPVVDIRYEVDKGKKYRFGIVNVKGNTKTLDKVVRRRLAIADGEMYSATGLEQSKANLMRVGYFKDVKVVTKKGAKEREVDVDVEVEEASTGTVSGGFGFSSLDKFFGVVQISENNLFGRGWRLGLNTQFGSRRVIFSLDFRDPNFLDSKWSLTLNGYNTSVEYSEFTRDAKGGRIGFGYPLSRDISTGLTFRVDQVRIEDVDTTITNSVLQQEAEKGAQKTHSVTWDLTRNTTDNFINPTRGMVQSLSVEYAGDPLGGESEFVKYFINQKYYRPVIGKTIYAFNAEWGHAVSTVGGRVPLFERFFLGGPYSIRGFESRSITPIDENTGEEIGGNKEIVINNELIVPLYEEIGLKLILFFDAGNAFRQDDWPSSLSDLRYGAGFGLRWYSPMGPLRLEWGFNLDREDDEASRVVEFTIGTNF
- the lpxD gene encoding UDP-3-O-(3-hydroxymyristoyl)glucosamine N-acyltransferase translates to MPKIRASDLAGKLGCKVIGDGGAVITGAASIEKAGKGDLTFFASAKFRKALSTTAASAIVSREDPGRGDIAVILSENPAYDFARALWILYPAKGREPSISPLAAVHEESMISEFATVMPFCCVERGVTVDKNAVIYPGVYLGEGVHVGENTILYPSVTVYHGCRIGKNVIIHAGAVIGGDGFGFARHGGGYLKIPQIGNVVIEDDVEIGCNATVDRAALGETRIKRGTKLDNLVQVGHNVEIGEDCIIASQSGISGSVKIGDWVMLGGQTGVADHLEIDSGIMVGAKSGIPWSLSAKKSTGWSGIPALPHKKWLRTAVSMEKIPDMLKKINRLEEELEKLKSEKGG
- the fabZ gene encoding 3-hydroxyacyl-ACP dehydratase FabZ encodes the protein MLKIDDILKIIPHRFPFVLVDRIIELEKGKRIVGIKNVTANEGFFVGHFPDMAVMPGVLIVEAMAQTGVVLNLYQDESPQDKLVLFAGIDNCKFKKPVVPGDQLRLELEITARKGPIWRMSGKALVDGVVVAHADLTAAVTDRRKRDDT
- the lpxA gene encoding acyl-ACP--UDP-N-acetylglucosamine O-acyltransferase, producing the protein MIHETAIIDPSATIGEGVSIGPYAVIGSNCTIGEGTSLGAHVVIDRDCIIGRENRIYSHAAVGGDPQDLKYAGETTTCIIGDGNTVREYVTINRGTAEGGGKTVVGDNNLLMAYSHIAHDCILGNSVILANAATLGGHVEIHDYVVVGGLTGIHQFVRIGAHAIVGALSGVGRDIPPFVTAALSRGQKRSIFGINLVGLKRRGFSKDTIERIRKAVKLVNSVEYTVSKLIEIFETEFSDSEEVMYMAEFFKGTKRGVKRL
- a CDS encoding Gfo/Idh/MocA family oxidoreductase translates to MIRVGVIGTGHLGTFHAQKYAELDGVELAGVCDIDEKKGIAVARDAGVAFFRDYRKLARIVDALSIAVPTARHYEISRFCLGLGKHILVEKPITEKVWQAERLIELAEKRNVILQVGHLERFNPALKKISRYVKKPGFIEAERISPFTDRSTDIDVVLDLMIHDIDLILYFVNSTIVRVNAIGVPVMSDKVDIANARVLFKTGCVANITASRVSMNRARKIRIFQEDGYFSIDFINRNIKVVRMIPSPDGTGRELTGELLETEQGDPLLEEIGEYISSVRSGKRPRVSGYEGLEALKAAYKIIDKI
- the lpxB gene encoding lipid-A-disaccharide synthase codes for the protein MQASAEKKEKRVLVIAGEASGDNYGSRLIRELKSISPEREIWAIGGDHMEREGARLISHYSAISVVGLVEVAGRLPRITALLKEVKGLIRRGEVQCLVLIDFPDFNFIVGKYAKKHGIPVIYYVPPQLWAWREGRAKILKAISTHVIVPFPFEVDFFRGHRLDVQYYGHPLLEILRDEGVNTERTESAEAKEGGRIRVGIFPGSREAEVERMLPLQMEAAAILKDRHGDIGFFLPLANSSLRRNIERIVGDFRQDVVIREKKNYEIFHEIDLAIASSGTVTLELAIFGVPTVIIYKVSPLTYIIGKMLVKIDRIGLPNIVTGEKIFPEFVQNDATPLNIADGIDAFLGDASLVERVREKSRELMVTLCGDGPSKRVADLVEKELK
- a CDS encoding ATP-binding cassette domain-containing protein; translation: MIKELLQLYRRILTFVRPYYGRLVAATLCMVVVSAFSGVIAFLVKPVLDDIFINKDASKLFLMPLLVAVIFLLKGFFDFAQAYLMAWVGQRVIRDIRDLLYSHLQTLSLSFFINNPTGVLMARITNDVSLMQNAVSNALTGIIKDFFAVIFLIGVIFYRDSKLAVVAMVLFPLAFLPILKFSKKMRQTSGRSQQILGTLSSKLQETISGAKLIKAFGTENFEIEQFKQENENLFRQTMKLFKVQALSSPISEIFAGFGAAAVILYGGMSVINGVSTPGNFFSFITALFMLYEPVKRLSRVNNIIQQGFAGATRVFELLDSTPEVKEDPGAKPLPLFQKNIVFEDVHFRYNSDSEYVLKGANLDIRRGETVAIIGSSGAGKSTLVDLVPRFYDVSKGNILIDGEDIRNVTIDSLRGQIGIVSQHTILFNETIQYNISYGSPDAGMERIIDAAKAANAHDFIVKFPEGYATSVGEMGMRLSGGERQRIAIARALLRDSPILILDEATSALDSESEAVVQEALERLMSGRTVFVIAHRLSTIKNADLILVIEGGEISEQGTHDRLMSFDSRYKYFYEKQFKRKDKKATVRG
- a CDS encoding 3-deoxy-D-manno-octulosonic acid transferase; translation: MLSIYNFIVLLLLPLIALFYLPLFLMKDKHRKNFFLRLRIPRVHGERDGREVENIWVHAVSVGEVLASIPLVKGLKRVSPGAKIFLSTITVTGHSVAQSKASSLVDGVFYLPFDLYPVISKTVTNVSPNLLIIMETEIWPNLIAAAKDAGAFVAIVNGRISDRSFPKYRRFRFFFKRVLEMVDLFLMQSSLSRERIIGIGASPDRVHVMKNLKYDIENIETEHVRNLRDAIRYVAQGRKIIVCGSTHEGEERLIIESLSEEIGRVLLVIAPRHPERFDKVAEIVSESGIRFVRRSEMDKGSTSGDADIDLVILDTLGELSGIYDIADIVIVGGSFVEIGGHNVLEPASHGIPVITGIYYSNFKDIVEEMDAESAIIIAGGPGALREKVLALLKDENMAGSIGSRGRNLVENYRGLGIRVASELVGRIK